One genomic window of Chlamydiota bacterium includes the following:
- a CDS encoding 2-oxoacid:ferredoxin oxidoreductase subunit beta: MPEVVELPVSLYKSETKPDWCPGCGDYGVLNCLQKAVSKLCIQPKDLLVVSGIGCSSNLPGFIHTYGFHSLHGRSVPVATGAKLANPDLNVVITGGDGDAYGIGLGHFLHIARRNINLTYIVMDNQIYGLTTGQASPTSRKGHKTKSTPAGNIETPLNPLVLAMVCGATFVARGFSGDANHLSDIMAQAIKHKGFSIIDVFSPCVTYNKVNTYPWFRENIYKLEDQGHDRSDYDAALKRAHEWDTKKIPIGVFYQTIAPTYEEEDVTLKHGNPTKQKLGLTPEQAQGMLKEFI; encoded by the coding sequence ATGCCAGAAGTCGTTGAGCTTCCTGTATCCCTTTATAAAAGTGAAACAAAACCAGATTGGTGCCCAGGTTGCGGTGACTATGGCGTTCTGAATTGTCTCCAAAAAGCGGTTTCAAAGTTGTGTATCCAGCCGAAAGATCTTTTAGTGGTTTCAGGGATTGGCTGCTCTTCCAATTTACCGGGTTTTATTCATACGTATGGTTTTCATAGCCTCCATGGAAGATCGGTCCCTGTAGCGACAGGAGCGAAGCTTGCGAATCCAGATCTCAATGTTGTGATTACGGGCGGCGATGGGGATGCCTATGGCATTGGTCTTGGCCATTTCCTTCATATCGCGAGACGCAATATTAATCTTACTTATATTGTGATGGATAATCAGATTTATGGACTTACAACGGGTCAAGCCTCTCCCACCTCAAGAAAAGGTCATAAGACAAAATCCACGCCTGCCGGAAATATTGAGACCCCTCTGAATCCCTTGGTGTTAGCCATGGTTTGTGGTGCAACATTTGTGGCTCGGGGTTTTTCTGGAGATGCGAATCACTTGTCCGATATTATGGCTCAAGCGATTAAGCATAAGGGTTTTTCGATTATTGATGTTTTTAGTCCTTGTGTGACCTACAACAAAGTTAATACCTATCCTTGGTTTAGAGAAAATATTTATAAACTTGAAGATCAGGGTCACGATCGAAGTGATTACGATGCTGCTCTCAAAAGGGCCCATGAGTGGGATACTAAGAAAATCCCTATTGGAGTTTTTTATCAGACCATTGCTCCTACCTATGAAGAGGAAGACGTCACTTTAAAGCACGGTAATCCTACAAAGCAAAAACTGGGTTTGACTCCTGAACAAGCTCAAGGGATGCTAAAAGAGTTTATTTAA
- a CDS encoding 2-oxoacid:acceptor oxidoreductase subunit alpha has product MLEREITIGIGGAAGDGIASTGDTLSKTCSRSGLDVYVYNSYQSVIRGGHVWLRLRTSEGKVSNQGDHLDVAIALNQDTVDQHALEVEAGGGIIFNSDRIKVDESHLKKGVKAFPIPVLELLKDFPDKNPIYQNIIDLGALLALTSLDFKVTADLLKETFEKKGEKVIEINIHMLKLGYEYAQKNFQPLRRSLKGDKRKRMVITGNELIAMGAIASGCKFYSAYPMTPASSILHYMVARGTKYGVVVKQAEDEIAVINMAIGAGHAGVRSMCGTSGGGFALMTEAVGEAGMTETPVVIVEVMRGGPSTGLPTKTEQGDLNQVFGASQGDFPRIIIAPTNLVDCYYVAAEAHNLAEIYQCPVLIVSDLILSEHHETVYLDDIKFDLPIDRGQLIQKWNGEGKYKRYEFTQSGISPRSLPGTEGTIYVAATDEHDEEGVLISDVFTNPVIRKQMMEKRMRKLDDIWERWPLPKIVGPEDAEITLIGWGSTEGVIQEAISLLAKEGIRANQLQFKYLHPFSEEAVSKILEKLKTTYIVEVNYSGQFARYLRAETGFKANGLILKYDGEPFEPLYIVREVKERSYARSR; this is encoded by the coding sequence ATGTTAGAACGAGAAATTACAATTGGGATCGGGGGTGCTGCGGGAGATGGAATTGCGTCAACAGGGGATACCCTTTCTAAGACTTGCTCCAGATCCGGTTTAGATGTCTACGTTTATAATAGTTATCAATCGGTGATTCGAGGAGGGCATGTCTGGCTTAGGCTTCGGACTTCTGAAGGGAAGGTGAGTAATCAGGGAGACCATTTGGATGTCGCAATTGCGCTTAATCAAGATACGGTTGATCAGCATGCATTAGAAGTAGAAGCGGGTGGTGGAATTATTTTTAACTCGGATCGTATTAAAGTTGACGAATCCCATCTTAAAAAAGGTGTTAAGGCTTTCCCTATTCCAGTGCTTGAACTCTTAAAAGACTTTCCAGATAAAAATCCTATTTATCAAAATATTATTGATCTTGGAGCTCTTCTGGCCCTGACCAGTCTTGATTTTAAGGTAACGGCAGATTTATTGAAGGAAACCTTTGAAAAAAAGGGTGAGAAGGTTATCGAAATCAATATTCATATGTTGAAGTTGGGCTATGAATACGCCCAAAAGAATTTTCAGCCTCTTCGTAGGTCTCTGAAGGGAGACAAAAGAAAAAGGATGGTTATTACTGGCAATGAACTCATCGCGATGGGGGCGATTGCTTCGGGGTGTAAATTTTATAGTGCTTATCCGATGACCCCAGCTTCTTCCATTCTTCATTATATGGTCGCTCGGGGTACAAAATATGGTGTAGTGGTGAAGCAGGCGGAGGATGAGATTGCCGTCATTAACATGGCGATTGGGGCAGGCCATGCAGGTGTCAGGTCCATGTGTGGAACCTCCGGAGGTGGATTTGCCCTCATGACAGAGGCGGTGGGCGAGGCTGGAATGACTGAAACGCCTGTTGTGATTGTTGAAGTCATGCGTGGCGGCCCTTCTACAGGGCTTCCCACTAAAACAGAACAAGGCGATCTAAATCAGGTTTTTGGCGCCTCTCAAGGAGATTTTCCTCGGATTATTATTGCTCCAACCAATCTTGTAGATTGTTATTATGTGGCTGCAGAAGCCCATAATCTTGCAGAGATTTATCAGTGTCCGGTTTTAATCGTTTCTGATCTTATACTCTCGGAGCATCATGAAACGGTTTATTTAGATGATATTAAATTTGATCTTCCGATTGATCGAGGTCAGTTGATTCAAAAGTGGAATGGAGAAGGCAAATATAAGCGATATGAGTTTACTCAATCAGGAATTTCTCCTCGATCACTTCCAGGAACGGAAGGAACTATTTATGTTGCTGCGACGGATGAACATGATGAAGAGGGTGTTTTAATTAGTGATGTTTTTACCAATCCAGTCATTCGAAAGCAAATGATGGAAAAACGGATGAGAAAGCTTGATGACATTTGGGAGCGGTGGCCGCTTCCAAAAATTGTTGGACCTGAAGATGCTGAAATTACGCTGATTGGCTGGGGTTCAACAGAGGGTGTCATTCAAGAGGCGATTAGTTTGCTCGCAAAAGAGGGAATTCGAGCCAATCAATTGCAATTCAAATATCTTCATCCATTTTCGGAGGAAGCCGTTTCAAAGATTCTTGAAAAATTAAAAACAACTTATATTGTGGAAGTCAATTATTCCGGTCAATTTGCCCGATATTTAAGGGCCGAGACAGGTTTTAAGGCGAATGGCCTTATTTTAAAATATGATGGTGAGCCTTTTGAACCCCTATACATTGTTCGTGAAGTAAAGGAGAGATCTTATGCCAGAAGTCGTTGA
- a CDS encoding flavin reductase, producing MDPQVRKKALRMISYGVYILTSKAENEVAGCTVTWVSQASMNPPMIMVGLEKESHTYQVVQKSGKFVVHFLGQGQKEIAQKFFKPGVFEDGKIHGFACRTGVTGVPILVDVPAYIECRALETVGQGDHHVVVAEVIGAGVQHNLPPLSLRETGWSYGG from the coding sequence ATGGATCCACAAGTGAGAAAGAAGGCATTGCGAATGATTTCTTATGGAGTTTACATTTTGACATCAAAGGCTGAAAATGAAGTAGCAGGATGTACGGTGACTTGGGTTTCTCAAGCCTCGATGAATCCACCGATGATTATGGTCGGACTTGAAAAGGAGAGCCATACCTATCAAGTGGTTCAGAAAAGTGGGAAGTTTGTGGTCCATTTTTTGGGTCAGGGACAGAAGGAAATTGCCCAGAAATTTTTTAAGCCAGGAGTGTTTGAGGATGGAAAAATTCATGGTTTTGCTTGTAGGACTGGAGTGACAGGGGTTCCTATTCTGGTGGATGTGCCAGCCTATATCGAATGTCGTGCCTTAGAAACAGTGGGGCAAGGAGATCATCATGTGGTCGTAGCTGAAGTCATTGGAGCAGGGGTTCAGCATAATTTACCCCCCTTGTCCTTGCGCGAGACGGGATGGAGTTATGGGGGGTGA
- the mutT gene encoding 8-oxo-dGTP diphosphatase MutT, protein MIKESFQDLGKKKVLLEVCAGLIKKDGKYLITQRLSGTHLELFWEFPGGKREKGESLESCLVREIREELNLEVEVLSMAGKISHIYPERRIVLYFYHCAIKEGIPKTRECHDFKWVTADEMKYEDFPPADVEMIRKLKKREC, encoded by the coding sequence ATGATTAAAGAGTCTTTTCAAGATTTAGGCAAGAAAAAGGTTTTACTGGAAGTCTGTGCGGGACTCATTAAAAAAGATGGGAAATATTTAATTACTCAGCGACTTTCCGGGACTCATTTAGAACTTTTTTGGGAATTTCCAGGAGGGAAAAGGGAAAAAGGAGAATCTTTAGAAAGTTGTCTTGTTCGAGAGATTAGGGAGGAATTGAATTTAGAGGTTGAAGTGCTTTCTATGGCGGGGAAAATTTCTCATATCTATCCTGAACGCAGAATCGTCCTCTATTTTTATCATTGCGCTATCAAAGAAGGAATTCCTAAAACGAGAGAGTGTCATGATTTCAAATGGGTCACTGCTGATGAAATGAAATATGAGGATTTTCCTCCAGCGGATGTAGAGATGATTCGAAAATTGAAAAAGAGAGAATGCTGA
- a CDS encoding DHH family phosphoesterase encodes MDTQEKLLELETALKGCHGLFIMTHDNPDPDSLSSAATLRYILAKKFKIRSKIIYGGIVGRAENKTMVQLLKIPAHPIAGIEIEKYKHFALVDTQPRTGNNSLPHSIKPLIVIDHHPIRKTTKANFLDIRENYGATATILTEYLLESGLEIPTSLATALYYGLSSETQHLGRESEAVDREAYLTLFNYTQKRILSRIEHPKLSRDYFSNLSLALRNALTYRNSIVSRLGIVQNPDHVPYIADLLLQLERISWSLAIGEYEDKLLLSVRTTQERANAGKLVQRLVHPKGKAGGHGMIAGGKIPCENMSPQEILFLEDELTQRFIKLVTKQEEVEFKSLLE; translated from the coding sequence ATGGATACCCAAGAAAAGCTTCTTGAACTTGAAACAGCATTAAAAGGATGCCATGGGCTATTTATCATGACCCATGATAATCCAGACCCTGACTCCTTATCCAGCGCTGCTACACTGCGTTACATTCTAGCAAAAAAATTTAAAATAAGATCCAAAATCATTTATGGAGGCATTGTCGGACGTGCAGAAAATAAAACAATGGTCCAACTTCTCAAGATTCCGGCCCATCCCATTGCAGGGATTGAGATTGAAAAATACAAACATTTTGCCCTGGTCGACACTCAACCTCGAACAGGAAATAATTCCCTTCCTCACTCGATCAAGCCGTTGATTGTCATTGATCATCATCCGATCAGAAAAACAACGAAAGCTAATTTCTTAGATATTCGAGAAAATTATGGAGCGACGGCTACTATTTTAACTGAATACCTTTTAGAAAGTGGCCTTGAAATTCCAACCTCATTGGCAACAGCTCTCTACTATGGCCTTTCTTCTGAAACCCAACATCTGGGTCGAGAAAGTGAAGCGGTCGATCGAGAGGCCTATCTGACTCTTTTTAATTATACACAAAAAAGAATTCTATCCCGCATTGAACATCCTAAGCTCTCTCGAGATTATTTTTCAAATTTATCCTTAGCCTTAAGAAACGCATTGACCTATCGTAATTCTATCGTGTCGAGACTTGGGATTGTCCAAAATCCTGATCATGTCCCGTACATTGCAGACCTTCTTTTGCAACTCGAACGCATCAGTTGGTCACTGGCCATTGGTGAATATGAGGACAAACTCCTTCTTTCGGTCCGAACAACTCAAGAAAGAGCGAATGCTGGAAAACTCGTTCAAAGACTGGTCCATCCCAAAGGAAAAGCCGGCGGCCACGGCATGATTGCAGGAGGGAAAATTCCTTGCGAAAATATGTCACCCCAAGAAATACTCTTTTTAGAAGACGAGCTCACTCAACGATTTATCAAATTAGTTACGAAACAAGAGGAAGTCGAGTTTAAATCACTGTTGGAATGA
- a CDS encoding type II toxin-antitoxin system YafQ family toxin: MLVPVYTRQFERDIKKLEKRRKDINQLREVLQKLILKESLDSKYRDHKLRGSFTGRRDCHIEPDWLLIYKLTEGQVIFERTGTHSDLFR, translated from the coding sequence ATGCTGGTACCTGTTTATACGCGACAATTTGAAAGGGATATTAAAAAACTTGAAAAAAGAAGAAAAGATATCAACCAACTAAGAGAAGTTTTGCAGAAGCTAATTTTAAAGGAATCGCTAGATTCAAAATACCGAGATCACAAATTGCGGGGTTCTTTTACAGGTAGAAGGGATTGCCATATCGAACCTGATTGGTTGTTGATATATAAACTGACAGAAGGACAAGTTATTTTTGAAAGAACAGGGACTCATTCAGATCTTTTTAGGTAA
- a CDS encoding type II toxin-antitoxin system RelB/DinJ family antitoxin: MNKTATIHARIEPHLKNEAEGLLHRLGLTVSQAITLFYKQLTLRKGLPFDVVVPNRKTLKTFLNTDQGKDLVICRDAQDMFKSLGI, encoded by the coding sequence ATGAATAAAACTGCTACCATTCATGCAAGGATAGAACCTCATCTTAAAAATGAGGCTGAAGGACTGTTACACCGACTGGGACTCACTGTGTCTCAAGCTATCACGCTATTTTATAAGCAACTTACTCTTAGAAAAGGTCTTCCATTCGATGTCGTTGTTCCAAATCGAAAAACCCTTAAAACCTTTCTAAACACAGATCAAGGAAAGGATCTCGTCATTTGTCGCGATGCACAGGATATGTTTAAGAGTTTGGGTATTTGA
- the trxB gene encoding thioredoxin-disulfide reductase: MSNDKVYKVLILGSGPAGLTAAIYAGRANLFPVVVEGTQPGGQLTITTDVENYPGFPDGIMGPELMVLFRKQAERFGTKYISGDIASIDLKQSPFTVHLENDEIKTQTLIISTGASAKLLEIPSEKKLMGHGVSACATCDGYFFRGKEVAVIGGGDTAMEEANFLARFCSKVTVIHRRDQLRASKIMQERALKNPKIDFIWNAVIEEFLGEPTTGLKGIRLKDIKGNKIFEKKFNGAFVAIGHEPNTRWFKGQLDLDEKGYIKTQTGSTATNVPGIFAAGDVQDHKYRQAVTAAGTGCMAAMDAERYLEALAGV; encoded by the coding sequence ATGTCCAATGACAAAGTTTATAAAGTTTTGATTTTGGGTTCAGGTCCGGCAGGTTTAACAGCGGCCATTTATGCAGGCCGTGCAAATCTTTTTCCTGTGGTGGTTGAGGGAACCCAGCCCGGAGGACAGTTAACCATTACAACGGATGTAGAAAATTATCCTGGATTTCCGGATGGGATTATGGGACCTGAGCTCATGGTCCTTTTTCGAAAGCAGGCCGAACGCTTTGGAACAAAATATATTTCAGGTGATATTGCTTCGATTGATTTAAAACAATCTCCTTTTACAGTCCATTTAGAAAATGATGAAATAAAAACTCAAACATTGATTATTTCGACAGGAGCTTCTGCGAAGCTTCTCGAAATTCCTTCCGAAAAGAAGCTCATGGGACATGGAGTTTCTGCGTGTGCAACGTGTGACGGTTATTTTTTTAGAGGCAAGGAAGTGGCTGTCATTGGAGGGGGGGATACGGCCATGGAAGAGGCCAATTTCCTTGCAAGATTTTGCTCTAAAGTCACGGTGATTCACCGTCGAGATCAGTTGAGGGCTTCTAAGATCATGCAAGAAAGGGCGTTAAAAAATCCAAAAATTGACTTTATTTGGAATGCTGTTATTGAGGAATTTTTGGGAGAGCCAACGACTGGACTCAAAGGAATTCGTTTAAAGGATATTAAAGGAAATAAAATTTTTGAGAAAAAATTCAACGGTGCCTTTGTGGCCATTGGTCATGAACCCAATACACGATGGTTTAAAGGGCAGCTTGATCTTGATGAAAAGGGATACATCAAGACACAAACGGGCTCTACAGCCACGAATGTTCCCGGAATTTTTGCTGCTGGGGACGTCCAAGATCATAAATACCGTCAAGCGGTCACTGCTGCAGGGACGGGATGCATGGCTGCAATGGACGCGGAGAGGTATTTGGAGGCGCTAGCTGGAGTTTAG
- a CDS encoding prepilin-type N-terminal cleavage/methylation domain-containing protein — protein sequence MMNHKKFINLKSLGVSSRLTTHDSRRFGFTLIEIIVVIVLVVILVGFVSIPMGMVTRAYVTAQNLLKVHELGRVGIWRMEREFRELHKGNITEADISTLTFTDAYQESITYALSSGQLLRNGVLLVDHVTAFTLTYTSRTNTVLATPVTVLNLINIYCISIDLTVTLNEESYTFRDQIFPRDLFF from the coding sequence ATGATGAATCATAAAAAATTTATAAATCTTAAAAGTTTAGGAGTTAGCTCACGACTCACAACTCACGACTCACGACGTTTTGGCTTCACTCTCATTGAAATCATTGTGGTCATCGTTCTGGTGGTGATTCTTGTTGGATTTGTATCCATTCCCATGGGGATGGTCACTCGGGCTTATGTGACTGCTCAGAATCTATTAAAAGTTCATGAATTAGGGAGAGTTGGGATTTGGAGAATGGAACGAGAATTCAGAGAATTACACAAGGGAAATATTACTGAGGCCGATATTTCTACCCTTACTTTTACGGATGCTTATCAAGAGTCTATCACTTATGCCTTATCCAGTGGTCAATTGCTAAGAAACGGGGTTCTTCTTGTTGATCATGTGACAGCGTTTACATTGACCTACACCAGTCGAACGAATACCGTTTTGGCAACGCCTGTGACGGTATTAAATTTAATAAATATTTACTGCATCAGTATTGATCTTACAGTGACCCTGAATGAAGAGTCTTACACGTTTAGAGATCAAATTTTTCCAAGGGACCTGTTTTTTTAA